One region of Arthrobacter sp. StoSoilB22 genomic DNA includes:
- a CDS encoding DinB family protein, which yields MDDKATLLTYLRLRRADLLGKLDGLSEYDARRPMTPTGTNLLGLVKHVASVELGYFGEVFGRPSGRDLPWLAEDAEPDSDMWVPVTETREQILELHHFSAKHSDETIESLPLDAPGAVPWWSEEKKNVTLHQILVHMCVETARHAGHADIIRELIDGSMGQRPGDPNIPSRTTEEWAAHRARIEQAALEAGHSKPETSQPPHILGKPPA from the coding sequence ATGGATGACAAAGCCACGCTGCTCACTTATTTGCGACTCCGCAGGGCGGACCTGCTGGGGAAATTGGATGGCCTCAGTGAATACGATGCCCGGAGGCCCATGACGCCCACGGGGACCAACCTGCTGGGCCTGGTAAAACACGTAGCCAGCGTGGAGTTGGGGTATTTCGGGGAAGTCTTCGGCAGGCCCAGCGGACGGGACTTGCCCTGGCTGGCCGAGGATGCCGAACCGGATTCCGATATGTGGGTGCCGGTGACCGAAACACGCGAGCAGATCCTGGAACTCCATCATTTCTCCGCCAAACACAGCGATGAAACCATCGAATCCCTCCCCTTGGATGCGCCGGGTGCGGTGCCATGGTGGTCGGAGGAGAAGAAGAACGTGACGCTGCACCAGATTCTGGTTCACATGTGTGTTGAGACAGCCCGGCACGCTGGGCACGCGGACATCATCCGCGAACTCATTGACGGCTCCATGGGGCAGAGGCCTGGGGATCCGAACATCCCCAGCCGGACCACGGAAGAATGGGCAGCCCACCGTGCACGCATTGAACAGGCAGCTCTGGAGGCGGGCCACAGCAAACCTGAAACTTCACAGCCCCCGCATATCTTGGGCAAACCTCCGGCGTAG
- a CDS encoding phosphodiester glycosidase family protein, with protein MTSPQTEHRKGGRTRRAVISAVLAVTLSAGGAAAWALDRFVVPHAEITNVSEYEASQAGTTTTTTADEASAETSASAVVTDTSYASGDTGVTISTVTTGTGDDTVTYYVADVVLDDATTLKSAFAEDTYGENITETTSAIAEDHNAIFAINGDYYGFRDTGIVIRNGVVYRDEGARPGLAFYKDGTVKVYDETTTTADQLIADGVWNTLSFGPSLLDNGQIASGIEDVEVDTNFGNHSIQGEQPRTAVGVIDENHLVFVVVDGRSPGYSSGVTMSGLAQIMKDLGATTAYNVDGGGSSTMYFNGSLVNNPLGENKERGTSDILYIAQS; from the coding sequence ATGACTTCTCCACAGACTGAACACCGTAAGGGCGGCCGGACACGGCGCGCCGTGATCTCCGCCGTTCTGGCGGTCACTCTCTCTGCCGGGGGTGCCGCCGCCTGGGCCCTGGACCGGTTTGTGGTCCCACACGCTGAGATCACCAACGTCTCCGAATACGAGGCGAGCCAGGCCGGCACCACAACAACAACGACGGCGGATGAGGCTTCCGCAGAAACGTCGGCGAGCGCCGTGGTCACCGATACGTCCTACGCCTCCGGGGACACGGGGGTCACCATCTCCACGGTGACCACAGGCACCGGTGACGACACCGTGACGTACTACGTTGCCGACGTCGTGCTTGATGATGCCACCACGCTGAAGTCGGCGTTTGCCGAGGACACGTACGGCGAGAACATCACCGAAACTACATCCGCGATCGCCGAGGACCATAACGCCATTTTCGCGATCAACGGCGACTATTACGGCTTCCGGGACACCGGCATCGTGATCCGTAACGGCGTGGTGTACCGGGACGAGGGCGCGCGGCCGGGCTTGGCGTTCTACAAGGACGGCACGGTCAAGGTTTACGACGAGACCACAACTACCGCTGATCAGCTCATCGCGGACGGCGTGTGGAACACGCTCTCGTTCGGGCCGTCGCTGCTGGACAACGGTCAGATCGCGTCCGGCATCGAGGACGTGGAGGTTGATACGAACTTCGGCAACCACTCCATCCAGGGCGAACAGCCGCGCACCGCTGTAGGTGTCATCGATGAGAACCACCTGGTGTTCGTGGTGGTGGATGGCCGCAGCCCCGGCTACAGCTCCGGCGTCACCATGTCCGGCCTGGCCCAGATCATGAAGGACCTGGGCGCCACCACCGCGTACAACGTGGACGGCGGCGGCTCCTCCACCATGTACTTCAACGGCTCCCTGGTGAACAACCCGCTCGGCGAAAACAAAGAGCGCGGCACCTCGGACATCCTCTACATCGCCCAGTCATGA
- a CDS encoding bifunctional glycosyltransferase family 2/GtrA family protein produces the protein MIILIPAYEPDHQLITLVRNLQTADPWLTMVVVDDGSGPDYQETFDAVSRLGCHLLSYDVNGGKGHALKSGFAFIAERFPGHNVVCADSDGQHGVADILAVADRVRHVTAAMVLGCRNFTGNVPARSRFGNTVTRGLFRLATGQGITDTQTGLRGYRADMLPWLLTVRGERYEYELNLLLESKQAGYGIVTVEIATVYLDHNSGSHFRPIADSIRIYAPLLKFLGSSLSAFVVDLVMFLIFSAFTDSLLLAVVGARLVSATVNFLINRRMVFEHGRDTSFRAAATGYVALVVVLLSANYAAMWTLTSLAVPDVLAKLATEMTLLGVSYAVQQRFLFARKGHAASTVHAAQTTGPKPLEPTVVETHIPALVPAQFQHSMVGKSGDQSPKRFRSN, from the coding sequence ATGATCATCCTGATACCGGCCTACGAGCCGGACCACCAGCTCATCACGCTTGTGCGGAACCTCCAGACGGCTGACCCGTGGCTCACCATGGTGGTGGTGGATGACGGTTCAGGGCCGGACTATCAGGAAACGTTCGACGCCGTTTCGCGGCTTGGGTGCCACCTGCTCAGTTACGACGTGAACGGCGGAAAAGGCCACGCGCTCAAGAGTGGCTTTGCCTTCATCGCAGAGCGTTTTCCCGGCCACAACGTGGTGTGCGCGGACAGCGACGGCCAACACGGAGTGGCCGACATTCTTGCCGTTGCCGACCGCGTCCGTCACGTCACGGCTGCAATGGTCCTGGGCTGCCGGAACTTCACCGGAAACGTCCCCGCCCGGAGCCGATTCGGCAATACAGTGACCCGGGGTCTGTTCAGGCTCGCCACCGGCCAAGGGATCACGGACACGCAAACCGGCCTCCGCGGGTACCGGGCTGACATGCTCCCGTGGTTGCTGACCGTGCGCGGCGAACGCTACGAGTACGAGCTGAACCTGCTGCTCGAGTCGAAGCAAGCCGGCTACGGCATCGTCACAGTGGAGATCGCAACCGTCTACCTGGACCACAATTCGGGCTCGCATTTCCGGCCCATCGCCGACTCCATCAGGATCTACGCCCCGCTGCTGAAGTTCCTGGGGTCCTCGCTGTCCGCATTCGTGGTGGACCTGGTGATGTTCCTGATCTTCAGCGCGTTCACGGACTCGCTGCTTCTGGCGGTGGTGGGAGCCCGTCTGGTCAGTGCCACGGTGAATTTCCTCATCAACCGCCGGATGGTCTTTGAGCACGGCAGGGACACCTCGTTCCGCGCCGCCGCCACAGGATACGTTGCGCTGGTTGTGGTCCTCCTGTCCGCAAACTACGCCGCTATGTGGACCCTCACCTCCCTCGCCGTTCCAGACGTGCTGGCCAAGCTTGCCACCGAGATGACGCTGCTGGGAGTCAGCTATGCAGTGCAACAGCGCTTCCTGTTTGCGCGCAAGGGACATGCCGCGTCAACGGTTCACGCCGCCCAAACAACAGGGCCCAAACCATTGGAACCGACCGTGGTCGAAACACATATCCCAGCCTTGGTCCCGGCACAGTTTCAGCACAGCATGGTCGGGAAAAGTGGAGATCAATCCCCCAAGAGATTCCGGAGTAACTGA